In Bacteroidota bacterium, one genomic interval encodes:
- a CDS encoding PAS domain S-box protein — translation MKGFLKLIFTRNTFAERILFLALAGGIMVDGLINNVFVPFGEEAVLRCFIFIGALLLFSLSFYPQISRGMLRLFAFLAMSMLIGFSVWVCVDRSFDADNTLTLLGIIVICSMYFRTLRGLLIYLGATFLIALLGTLLVDEPKIDTSIFIIRLLLGDILILGLSQTTRSYFSSLRQQNERISAENRQLIDRQTQLAEQLTHEQLLSLVANRANAAVMITSSADKIEWVNSVFTDITGFTAEEVIGRDPSFLRGPDTDLTTVRRIEQRKLNPEPFVEEILNYRRNGSPVWMELNVAPLLDDDGRVTRWIAIQEDITSRKLKDEELRVSQEQLNVAQHQAKIGSWVWFDADNRIQCSDKLCQMLALRKNDLLAPIHFYEFIHPDDRIIVKRVIDNSRYRKSPFEIDTRIVVKNIEYKMYLTGQYDASKRRMIGTIQDITERKLLEESMRMAEVQYRQLFEHLQHLIGTHDMDGVLLSVNPAGAHAGGYEPEELIGRNLSEFLTATSQENFPKYLKALRETGSASGLFNLLRRDGTVSIWLFNNVRLKDAQGEDFILCSNVDITDRYRMENELRIAKKTAEETLVAKDRFVANISHELRTPMNAIIGFADVLGNTPLNSEQQEYVGALKIAGETLTAVISDILDLARIEAGKIEFSSVPFNVAGTMKDTYRLLQQRAQEAGLEFNWTCAENVPPYVVGDDLRLRQILINLAGNAIKFTPAGRVSMHCQIQEETDESILLCFKVTDTGIGIPADKLARIFEPFTQASSESTRRYGGTGLGLTIVKDLAELQGGSVQVKSEEGQGSEFTVLLPVARVGTSAVKEMDNALVQLANPGQYKILVVEDHPLNQQLALNLMTSFGFKTALAGNGQEAITKLTEPGNDFDLVLMDLNMPVLDGHETTLQIRKKLGLTLPVIALTAHSSQAERERCLEEGMNDYLSKPYRAQELYYRIARQLGGQTDPIAASNLHETEQTGTPLQMLAAGNTAFEIEMLSLMQQSAPDDVAAITEALNRNDAAAVKNAAHRLKSTVSLAGDKEFALFLAQLEKNSPQHDAAASGKLHQLGAGFLKLIGERLTELG, via the coding sequence ATGAAAGGGTTCCTTAAACTCATTTTTACCCGAAACACATTTGCCGAACGCATATTATTTCTGGCACTTGCCGGAGGCATTATGGTTGACGGGCTGATAAATAACGTATTTGTTCCGTTTGGAGAAGAAGCCGTATTGCGCTGTTTTATTTTTATTGGTGCACTGCTGTTGTTTTCGTTGTCGTTTTATCCGCAGATAAGCCGGGGAATGCTGCGTCTATTTGCTTTTCTGGCAATGAGCATGCTGATAGGCTTCTCGGTTTGGGTTTGTGTTGACCGTTCGTTTGATGCCGACAATACGCTTACGCTGCTGGGCATTATTGTAATCTGCAGCATGTATTTCCGCACGCTTCGGGGTTTGCTCATTTACCTCGGAGCCACTTTTCTGATTGCTCTGCTGGGGACGTTGCTGGTTGATGAACCGAAAATAGATACCTCCATTTTCATTATCCGGTTGCTGCTTGGCGATATACTTATTCTTGGACTCTCGCAAACCACACGCAGTTATTTCTCATCGCTGCGCCAGCAAAACGAACGCATATCGGCCGAAAACAGGCAACTCATTGACCGGCAGACCCAACTTGCCGAGCAGCTTACACACGAGCAGCTGCTATCGCTGGTAGCCAACCGGGCCAATGCCGCGGTGATGATTACTTCATCGGCCGATAAAATTGAATGGGTAAATTCTGTATTTACAGACATTACCGGATTTACTGCGGAGGAAGTAATTGGCCGCGACCCGTCGTTCCTGCGCGGGCCTGACACAGATCTTACCACAGTGCGGCGCATTGAACAGCGTAAACTCAATCCGGAGCCGTTTGTAGAGGAAATTCTGAACTACCGGCGCAATGGTTCGCCGGTATGGATGGAGCTGAACGTAGCTCCGTTGCTTGATGATGACGGACGGGTAACACGCTGGATTGCGATTCAGGAAGACATCACCAGCCGCAAGCTGAAAGACGAAGAATTGCGCGTGAGCCAGGAGCAGCTGAATGTGGCACAGCATCAGGCAAAAATAGGCAGCTGGGTTTGGTTTGATGCCGACAACCGCATACAGTGCTCAGACAAACTTTGCCAGATGCTTGCCCTGCGGAAAAACGATTTGCTGGCTCCGATACATTTTTACGAATTTATACATCCCGACGACCGCATAATTGTAAAACGGGTAATTGACAACAGCCGCTACCGCAAATCGCCTTTTGAAATAGATACGCGCATAGTGGTGAAGAATATTGAATATAAAATGTATTTAACCGGTCAGTACGATGCCTCCAAGCGCCGGATGATTGGTACCATACAGGACATTACCGAGCGCAAACTGCTTGAAGAGTCAATGCGCATGGCGGAAGTGCAGTACCGGCAACTCTTCGAACATTTGCAGCACCTCATTGGCACGCACGATATGGATGGTGTGCTGCTGAGTGTAAACCCTGCCGGCGCACACGCAGGCGGCTACGAACCTGAAGAACTGATTGGCCGCAACCTCAGCGAATTTCTAACCGCAACAAGTCAGGAAAACTTCCCGAAATACCTGAAAGCACTACGCGAAACCGGCAGTGCGTCGGGGCTGTTTAATCTTCTGCGCCGTGATGGCACGGTGAGTATCTGGCTCTTTAATAATGTACGGCTGAAAGATGCACAGGGCGAAGATTTTATTCTGTGCAGCAATGTGGACATTACCGATCGTTACCGCATGGAAAACGAGTTGCGTATTGCCAAAAAAACAGCCGAAGAAACACTTGTAGCCAAAGACCGTTTTGTAGCTAATATTAGTCACGAACTGCGCACACCCATGAATGCCATTATTGGTTTTGCCGACGTGCTTGGCAACACACCGCTTAACAGCGAACAGCAGGAATATGTGGGCGCACTTAAGATTGCAGGTGAAACACTGACTGCCGTTATTTCAGATATTCTGGATCTTGCACGGATTGAGGCGGGTAAGATTGAGTTCAGCAGCGTACCTTTTAATGTGGCCGGAACCATGAAAGACACCTACCGGCTCCTGCAACAACGCGCGCAGGAGGCCGGACTTGAGTTCAACTGGACCTGCGCCGAAAACGTGCCTCCGTATGTGGTTGGCGACGATTTGCGCCTGCGGCAGATACTGATTAATCTGGCCGGCAACGCCATAAAATTTACGCCGGCCGGACGCGTGAGCATGCATTGCCAGATACAGGAAGAAACCGACGAGTCGATACTGCTTTGTTTTAAAGTAACCGACACCGGCATTGGTATTCCGGCCGATAAGCTGGCACGTATTTTTGAACCATTTACACAAGCCAGCAGTGAATCGACGCGCCGTTATGGCGGAACGGGCCTCGGACTTACCATTGTAAAAGACCTTGCTGAACTGCAGGGCGGATCGGTACAGGTGAAAAGCGAAGAGGGACAGGGATCGGAATTTACCGTATTGCTTCCGGTAGCCCGTGTGGGTACAAGTGCAGTAAAAGAAATGGACAATGCGCTGGTACAGCTTGCCAATCCGGGGCAGTACAAAATTCTGGTGGTAGAAGATCATCCGCTCAACCAGCAGCTGGCGCTTAACCTGATGACCAGTTTCGGCTTTAAAACGGCGCTGGCCGGCAACGGGCAGGAAGCAATTACCAAACTTACCGAGCCGGGAAACGATTTTGATCTGGTGCTGATGGACCTGAACATGCCCGTGCTTGATGGACACGAGACCACACTGCAGATCAGAAAAAAGCTCGGCCTTACACTTCCGGTAATTGCGCTAACGGCACATTCCTCGCAGGCCGAACGCGAACGCTGTCTGGAAGAAGGCATGAACGACTACCTCTCCAAGCCCTACCGCGCTCAGGAACTTTACTACCGCATTGCCCGGCAGCTTGGCGGCCAAACCGATCCGATAGCGGCAAGTAACCTGCACGAAACCGAACAAACAGGCACTCCGCTGCAAATGCTGGCTGCAGGAAATACCGCATTTGAAATTGAAATGCTTAGTCTGATGCAGCAATCGGCACCGGACGATGTAGCCGCCATTACAGAAGCCCTGAACCGAAACGATGCCGCAGCTGTGAAAAATGCCGCACACCGGCTCAAGTCAACCGTATCGCTTGCGGGTGATAAAGAATTTGCGCTCTTTCTTGCGCAGCTTGAGAAGAACTCCCCACAACACGACGCAGCCGCATCCGGCAAATTGCACCAGCTTGGAGCGGGTTTTCTGAAACTCATTGGTGAACGCCTGACCGAACTGGGCTAA
- a CDS encoding response regulator transcription factor, with amino-acid sequence MNCLIVDDDEIARKVVEQCISRTDFLTLSGSCTSVPEALTLIRKQKIDLIFLDVEMPEMSGMDFLRTFKEIPQIILITGKKEYAAEAFDYDVTDFLLKPIDYTRFLKAAMRAQNIQDNLKTQQDGEEEALFIKKEGTRFLRLPMNEIIWVEALADYVQINTKDGRHTILSTMKSIESRLPQRDFARIHRSYIVRLDKIQEIEENSVNVGGKSLPVSRSHKEDLFKRLNML; translated from the coding sequence ATGAACTGTCTTATTGTTGATGACGATGAAATTGCCCGCAAAGTAGTTGAGCAATGTATCAGTCGAACCGACTTTCTGACACTTTCAGGAAGTTGCACCTCTGTTCCTGAGGCACTTACCTTGATCAGAAAACAGAAAATCGACCTGATATTCCTTGATGTGGAAATGCCGGAAATGAGCGGAATGGATTTTTTGCGCACGTTTAAAGAGATTCCTCAGATCATTCTGATTACCGGTAAAAAAGAATACGCCGCTGAAGCGTTTGACTACGATGTTACCGACTTTCTGCTTAAACCTATTGACTACACACGCTTTCTGAAAGCGGCAATGAGGGCACAAAATATTCAGGACAATCTCAAAACACAGCAGGACGGTGAAGAAGAAGCGCTGTTTATCAAAAAAGAAGGCACCCGCTTTTTGCGCCTGCCCATGAATGAAATTATTTGGGTAGAAGCCCTGGCTGACTATGTACAGATTAATACCAAAGACGGCAGGCATACGATACTTTCTACCATGAAATCAATAGAAAGCCGTTTGCCGCAGCGTGATTTCGCCCGCATTCACCGTTCATACATTGTGCGCCTCGATAAGATTCAGGAAATTGAAGAAAACTCGGTAAACGTAGGTGGAAAATCGTTGCCTGTGAGCCGCTCGCACAAAGAAGATTTGTTTAAACGACTCAATATGCTCTAA
- the meaB gene encoding methylmalonyl Co-A mutase-associated GTPase MeaB — translation MTNPQQLLSALRNGDRRALARAITLVENNLDGAAELLASLDLTRLSPVAGITGPPGAGKSTLINALISRLSAQGKTVAVIAVDPTSPFNFGSLLGDRLRMAEHFTNPNVYIRSLATRGSLGGLSAATLEITDVVRSAGFDLVIVETVGVGQSEVEIAGLADTTVVVLVPEAGDDVQAIKSGIMEIADIFVVNKADRTGAHTFAGNLHQLLHQRPASDWAVPVIKTVAARNEGIDELLEKITAHSNRPVSNPRRALLFAEKAWKLIQRNRMRNVSRPELTAEISRQLENGTFQLYRFAAGFNTD, via the coding sequence ATGACCAATCCGCAGCAGCTTCTTTCCGCACTCCGTAACGGTGACCGCCGTGCACTTGCGCGTGCCATAACGCTGGTGGAAAATAATCTTGACGGCGCTGCCGAACTGCTTGCCTCGCTTGATCTTACAAGGCTTTCGCCGGTAGCGGGTATTACGGGGCCGCCGGGAGCAGGTAAAAGTACGCTCATCAATGCGCTTATTTCCCGGCTCTCCGCGCAGGGCAAAACAGTGGCCGTAATTGCGGTTGATCCAACTTCGCCGTTCAATTTCGGCTCGCTGCTGGGCGACCGTTTGCGCATGGCCGAGCATTTTACCAACCCTAATGTATATATCCGTTCGCTGGCTACACGCGGATCGCTGGGAGGACTTTCAGCAGCCACACTCGAAATTACCGATGTGGTGCGCTCGGCCGGTTTTGACCTGGTTATTGTAGAAACCGTGGGCGTGGGCCAGTCGGAAGTAGAAATTGCCGGCCTGGCCGATACCACGGTGGTGGTGCTGGTGCCCGAAGCGGGCGACGATGTGCAGGCCATCAAATCGGGCATTATGGAAATTGCCGATATTTTTGTGGTGAACAAGGCCGACCGCACCGGCGCACACACGTTTGCCGGCAACCTGCACCAGCTGCTGCACCAGCGACCGGCATCAGACTGGGCAGTGCCGGTAATTAAAACCGTAGCCGCCCGAAACGAAGGCATCGACGAATTACTCGAAAAAATAACCGCGCATAGCAACCGCCCGGTTTCCAATCCGCGCCGCGCCCTGCTCTTTGCCGAAAAAGCCTGGAAACTTATACAACGAAACCGGATGCGTAATGTATCCAGACCGGAACTTACCGCCGAAATAAGCCGCCAGCTCGAAAACGGCACCTTTCAGCTATACCGCTTCGCTGCCGGTTTTAACACTGATTAA
- a CDS encoding glycosyltransferase family 2 protein — MPEPVKLSVVIITFNEERNIDRCLHAVKRIADDIVVLDSFSADRTEEICISHGARFIQHAFDGHIEQKNRAITHALYPHILSLDADEAPDETLLRAIAAVKQNWQHTGYSMNRLTNYCGQWIKHCGWYPDTKLRLWDSRHGSWGGVNPHDKYELAPGSTQAHLPGNILHYSYYTVEEHYRQADKFSTIAAKALHAQGKRSSLLLAMLKTAAKFLRNYLIKLGFLDGRYGFVICRISAWETWQKYTKLSKLHRQ; from the coding sequence ATGCCCGAGCCGGTTAAACTTTCGGTGGTCATCATCACCTTCAACGAAGAACGCAATATCGACCGCTGCCTGCATGCCGTAAAACGCATTGCCGACGATATTGTGGTGCTCGACAGTTTCTCTGCCGACCGCACGGAGGAAATTTGCATAAGCCACGGCGCTCGCTTCATCCAGCATGCGTTCGACGGGCATATCGAACAAAAAAACCGTGCCATCACCCACGCGCTATATCCGCACATCCTCTCACTCGATGCCGACGAGGCGCCCGATGAAACCCTGCTTCGCGCCATTGCAGCCGTAAAACAAAACTGGCAGCACACCGGCTATTCCATGAACCGCCTCACCAACTACTGCGGGCAATGGATAAAACACTGCGGCTGGTACCCCGATACCAAACTCCGGCTCTGGGACAGCCGCCACGGAAGCTGGGGCGGTGTCAATCCGCACGATAAATACGAGCTTGCCCCCGGCAGCACACAGGCACATTTGCCCGGCAATATTCTGCATTACAGCTACTACACCGTAGAAGAGCATTACCGCCAGGCCGATAAATTTTCGACCATTGCGGCCAAAGCGCTGCATGCACAGGGCAAACGCAGTTCGCTGCTGCTGGCCATGCTTAAAACCGCAGCCAAGTTTCTGCGCAACTACCTCATCAAACTCGGCTTCCTCGACGGACGTTACGGTTTTGTAATTTGCCGCATCAGTGCATGGGAAACCTGGCAGAAATACACCAAGCTCAGCAAGCTGCACCGCCAATGA
- a CDS encoding DUF2029 domain-containing protein, which yields MKEKLFSYRSPLLKPRNQFILLLVVVVAVSLHRLLLFPESSFNNFFIFRASFTNLCKGVDLYVLHPEQYFDLYKYSPSFAALMGVFHLLPAALGATLWNLLNALLPWWGIRRLAISEQWKAFLLCFVLIELVTSVINAQSNGIMTGLLLLAFSSFERKQVVWAALFLVLGFYIKLFAAVGGLLFVFYPQRIKFLLSGAVWLLAVAALPLLFTSPELLLTQYKSWLQLLGNDPAHELNFSLMTLCERWFGLHAADVWFLIPGSVLLMLPLLRRQFWNNVNYRMLYLAAVLVWTVIFNHKAESPTYIIAITGIALWAVSEAPGLKRAFLLWLAFVGIQLVPTDLFPHAWRTEFFVPYAVKAFPAVVMFGVMMWKLLVGKYFSEQRFGVYLR from the coding sequence ATGAAAGAGAAACTATTCAGCTATCGCTCGCCGCTGCTCAAACCGCGCAACCAGTTTATTCTGCTGCTTGTGGTGGTTGTTGCTGTTTCGCTTCACCGGCTGCTGCTGTTTCCCGAAAGTTCGTTCAACAACTTTTTCATTTTCCGTGCCTCATTCACCAACCTCTGTAAAGGGGTTGATTTATATGTGCTGCATCCCGAGCAGTATTTCGATTTGTACAAATACAGTCCGTCGTTTGCGGCGCTCATGGGTGTGTTTCATTTGCTGCCTGCAGCTCTGGGCGCCACGCTTTGGAATCTGCTCAATGCACTGCTGCCGTGGTGGGGCATTCGCCGGCTTGCCATCAGTGAGCAGTGGAAAGCGTTTCTGCTTTGCTTTGTGCTTATCGAACTGGTTACTTCAGTCATCAATGCGCAAAGCAATGGCATAATGACCGGCCTGCTGCTGCTGGCGTTCAGCAGTTTTGAGCGTAAGCAGGTGGTGTGGGCGGCTTTATTTCTGGTACTCGGTTTTTACATCAAACTTTTTGCGGCTGTGGGCGGGTTGCTGTTTGTGTTTTATCCGCAACGCATAAAGTTTTTACTCAGCGGCGCAGTTTGGCTGCTGGCTGTTGCCGCATTGCCGCTGCTTTTCACCTCACCCGAACTGCTGCTTACGCAATACAAAAGCTGGCTTCAGCTTCTTGGCAATGATCCCGCACACGAACTCAACTTTTCGCTCATGACCCTGTGCGAACGCTGGTTTGGTTTACACGCCGCCGATGTATGGTTTTTAATTCCCGGTTCAGTGTTACTCATGCTTCCGTTGCTGCGCAGGCAGTTTTGGAACAATGTAAATTATCGCATGCTTTATCTGGCCGCCGTTTTAGTCTGGACTGTAATTTTCAACCATAAAGCCGAGTCGCCCACTTACATCATTGCCATTACCGGAATAGCACTCTGGGCGGTGAGCGAAGCACCCGGTCTGAAACGCGCTTTTCTATTGTGGCTTGCATTTGTTGGCATTCAGCTTGTTCCCACCGATTTATTTCCGCATGCCTGGCGAACTGAGTTTTTTGTACCGTATGCGGTAAAAGCATTTCCGGCGGTGGTGATGTTTGGGGTAATGATGTGGAAGTTGTTAGTGGGGAAGTATTTTTCGGAGCAGAGGTTTGGTGTATATTTACGTTGA
- a CDS encoding O-antigen ligase family protein, with the protein MRISLPASWHRFLYVFGLSLTAAGLPLSKFMISVSVFWIGINWLWEGDFAAKWRRFKSRPAVAVLMGVFVLHLIGLLWTNDAGAGWRDVRVKLPLLLFPFIIGTTPQLTRRELSWVIGIFLAAVFVSAASTFLVAAGWWQREINDLRKASRFVSLIRLSLMADLAIFWLGRVLFRQGPAWHKAGALAGITALTLFLVYMQSLTGLVVLALGGFLLVLVFLLLRRQRKAVFAVSILFAAAIAYAGMETMAAWKIFTPNSTQQSADSRLQLKTPRGNPYTHDARDPMIENGRRVKFWICWPELDSAWNSRSRISLTSGKTPGGVPVVYVLLRYMTSKGLRKDADGVAQLTTGDITQIEQGLCNASWPEMSQLRKRMYQVFWELHVYGSGGDPSGKSVTMRFELAQTAMACIAEAPVLGHGTGSSEKTMRSFYAKNGTPLSESFQWMHPHNQFLSFALTLGIPALLYFIFSLTYPMSRMGRWKNYISLAFFIIAVTSFLNDDTLETQQGVTFFAYFNALVLFAMPSGSNRDVMK; encoded by the coding sequence ATGAGAATAAGCTTACCGGCTTCGTGGCATCGTTTCTTATACGTATTCGGGCTGTCGCTTACGGCTGCGGGGCTTCCGCTGTCGAAATTCATGATCAGCGTTTCCGTTTTCTGGATCGGCATCAACTGGCTTTGGGAAGGTGATTTTGCGGCCAAATGGCGGCGTTTTAAATCGCGGCCGGCAGTGGCTGTACTCATGGGTGTGTTTGTGCTGCATCTCATCGGTCTGTTGTGGACGAATGATGCCGGGGCTGGCTGGCGCGATGTGCGGGTGAAACTGCCGCTGCTGTTGTTTCCGTTTATTATTGGCACTACGCCGCAGCTTACGCGCAGGGAGCTGAGCTGGGTAATCGGCATTTTTCTGGCAGCGGTGTTTGTGAGCGCGGCCTCTACTTTTCTGGTAGCTGCCGGCTGGTGGCAGCGCGAGATAAACGATTTGCGCAAGGCGTCACGGTTTGTGTCGCTCATACGACTTTCGCTCATGGCCGATCTTGCTATTTTCTGGCTGGGTCGTGTGCTGTTCAGGCAGGGGCCGGCGTGGCATAAGGCCGGTGCGCTTGCGGGCATTACTGCGCTCACGCTGTTTCTGGTGTATATGCAATCGCTCACGGGGCTGGTGGTGCTGGCGTTGGGCGGTTTTCTGCTGGTACTTGTGTTTTTGTTACTTCGCCGCCAGCGCAAGGCGGTATTTGCCGTGAGCATTTTATTTGCCGCTGCCATTGCCTATGCCGGTATGGAAACGATGGCCGCGTGGAAAATATTTACCCCAAACAGCACGCAGCAAAGCGCAGACAGCCGCCTGCAACTGAAAACACCGCGCGGGAACCCATACACACACGATGCCCGCGATCCGATGATTGAAAACGGCCGCCGCGTAAAATTCTGGATTTGCTGGCCCGAACTCGATTCGGCCTGGAACAGCCGCAGCCGCATTTCGCTCACCAGTGGTAAAACGCCCGGCGGGGTGCCCGTCGTTTACGTACTGCTGCGTTACATGACCTCTAAAGGTTTGCGCAAAGATGCCGACGGGGTAGCACAGCTTACTACAGGAGACATTACACAAATTGAACAAGGCCTTTGCAATGCATCGTGGCCCGAAATGAGCCAGCTGCGCAAACGCATGTATCAGGTATTCTGGGAACTGCATGTATATGGCAGCGGCGGCGATCCAAGCGGAAAATCAGTGACCATGCGTTTTGAACTTGCACAAACCGCAATGGCCTGCATTGCCGAAGCTCCGGTGCTGGGTCACGGCACCGGCAGCAGCGAAAAAACAATGCGTAGTTTCTACGCAAAAAACGGCACCCCACTCAGCGAATCGTTTCAGTGGATGCACCCGCACAACCAGTTTCTTTCCTTTGCACTCACGCTGGGCATTCCGGCCCTGCTCTATTTCATTTTCTCCCTCACCTACCCCATGAGCCGCATGGGACGATGGAAAAACTACATCAGCCTGGCATTCTTTATCATCGCCGTAACTTCTTTCCTCAACGATGATACGCTGGAAACACAGCAGGGCGTTACGTTTTTTGCTTACTTCAATGCGCTGGTGCTGTTTGCCATGCCTTCGGGAAGTAACAGGGATGTGATGAAGTGA
- a CDS encoding S41 family peptidase, with protein sequence MRITLVPALLAGAGILGFSAAGSDDKLFEVSKNLEIFSSIYQRLNSSYVDEPRPGELMKTGIDAMLRSLDPYTVYYSEEDIEDYRYQSTGQYGGIGATIRKMSGSNVVTEVYEGFAAMKAGIKPGDVIVEVNGLSTTGKNGEVVMKQLRGVPNTSISLKVKRPGASSPLDFTFSREEIKPKTVAYSTVLANNTGYIKLNEFGETAASEVREALLDLKQKNITTLVLDLRGNPGGLVNQAVAIVNLFVDKGNLVLKMRGRIAEQDQTYRTELTPVDTQIPLAVLTDGGSASASEIVAGALQDLDRAVIVGQRSYGKGLVQNTVPVAYGAFFKLTIAKYYTPSGRCVQALDYSHRNADGSVVRVPDSLITEFKTRNGRTVWDGLGVIPDMEVPARKYSVLTDTLLAKGLIFDYATEYALAHSNLEGNEAFRFSADEYAKFVAWVKKRDYSYLTPEEKSLEQFRKSAEKSGNFNGMSAEFQALKTKAGENKKDDFEEFRTEITVLLEAEISSRYYYEKGRIASSLKDDPDLNKAMQILADKKAYTDILTVVKKLPKPQQRTDMEKKDD encoded by the coding sequence ATGCGCATAACTCTTGTGCCAGCCTTGCTGGCCGGAGCCGGAATACTCGGTTTTTCTGCCGCCGGCAGCGACGATAAATTATTCGAGGTGAGCAAAAACCTCGAAATCTTCAGTTCCATTTACCAGCGCCTCAACAGCAGCTATGTGGATGAACCGCGTCCGGGCGAACTGATGAAAACCGGAATCGATGCCATGTTACGCTCGCTCGACCCTTACACGGTTTACTATTCGGAAGAAGACATTGAAGATTACCGCTACCAGAGCACCGGACAGTATGGCGGCATTGGCGCCACCATTCGCAAAATGAGCGGCAGCAATGTGGTTACCGAAGTGTATGAAGGTTTTGCCGCCATGAAGGCCGGCATTAAGCCCGGCGATGTAATTGTGGAAGTAAACGGACTGAGCACTACGGGCAAAAACGGCGAAGTAGTAATGAAACAGCTTCGCGGTGTACCCAATACCTCAATTTCGCTGAAAGTAAAACGACCGGGTGCTTCATCGCCGCTTGATTTTACGTTTTCGCGTGAGGAGATTAAGCCAAAAACCGTGGCTTACTCCACCGTGCTGGCCAACAACACGGGCTATATTAAACTCAATGAATTCGGCGAAACGGCTGCCAGCGAAGTACGCGAGGCGCTGCTCGATCTGAAACAAAAAAACATTACCACACTGGTGCTTGACCTGCGCGGAAACCCCGGCGGACTTGTGAATCAGGCAGTGGCTATTGTGAATTTGTTTGTGGACAAGGGCAATCTGGTATTGAAAATGCGCGGACGCATTGCCGAACAGGATCAGACCTACCGCACAGAGCTTACGCCGGTTGATACGCAGATTCCGCTGGCCGTGCTTACCGACGGAGGCTCTGCATCGGCATCGGAAATTGTAGCGGGCGCTTTGCAGGACCTGGATCGGGCCGTAATTGTGGGGCAGCGTTCGTATGGCAAAGGACTGGTGCAAAATACCGTGCCTGTGGCCTACGGGGCATTTTTCAAACTCACCATTGCCAAATACTACACCCCAAGTGGTCGCTGCGTGCAGGCGCTTGATTACTCACACCGCAATGCCGACGGAAGCGTGGTGCGCGTACCCGACTCGCTCATTACCGAATTCAAAACCCGCAACGGCCGTACGGTATGGGACGGACTGGGGGTGATACCTGACATGGAAGTGCCTGCCCGTAAATACAGTGTACTTACCGATACGTTGCTGGCCAAAGGGCTGATTTTCGACTACGCCACTGAATATGCACTGGCACATAGCAATCTTGAAGGGAATGAAGCCTTTCGGTTTTCGGCCGACGAATATGCCAAGTTTGTGGCCTGGGTGAAGAAACGTGATTACAGCTACCTTACTCCCGAAGAAAAAAGCCTTGAGCAATTCCGTAAAAGTGCCGAGAAAAGCGGCAATTTCAACGGAATGAGTGCGGAGTTTCAGGCATTGAAAACGAAAGCCGGAGAAAACAAAAAAGACGATTTCGAAGAATTCCGCACTGAAATTACCGTGTTGCTCGAAGCCGAGATCAGTTCGCGCTACTATTATGAAAAAGGCCGTATCGCTTCCTCACTCAAAGATGATCCCGATCTGAACAAAGCCATGCAGATTCTGGCCGATAAAAAGGCCTACACCGATATACTTACCGTGGTGAAAAAGTTGCCCAAGCCGCAGCAGCGCACCGATATGGAGAAAAAAGACGATTAA
- the yidD gene encoding membrane protein insertion efficiency factor YidD → MQAPGEHIQPNILRRIFGGLFIGLIRFYQYAISPYLAPSCRYTPSCSQYGIEAIRKHGPLRGGWLTLKRIGRCHPWGGHGHDPVP, encoded by the coding sequence ATGCAGGCACCCGGTGAACATATTCAGCCTAACATACTGCGCCGTATTTTCGGCGGCTTGTTTATCGGGCTGATCCGTTTTTACCAGTATGCCATTTCGCCGTATCTCGCGCCTTCGTGCCGTTATACGCCTTCGTGTTCGCAGTATGGTATAGAAGCTATACGCAAACATGGCCCGCTGCGCGGCGGCTGGCTAACCCTCAAACGCATTGGCCGCTGCCACCCCTGGGGCGGGCATGGTCATGATCCTGTTCCCTGA
- a CDS encoding ribonuclease P protein component — translation MHTTRRNTFSKAERLCGLTTIDTLVKHGAAFRVFPFRVVWRETDVQEMPVRILFAVPKRSFKRAVMRNRIRRQLREAYRLNKHALYEQLEASGQKIQVMLIYTHREALTSGEIQDKIILTLRRLSEQLSDAGTR, via the coding sequence ATGCACACAACCCGCCGCAATACATTCAGCAAAGCCGAACGGCTTTGCGGCCTCACCACGATTGACACGCTGGTGAAGCATGGCGCTGCATTCAGGGTATTTCCGTTCAGGGTAGTGTGGCGCGAAACGGATGTGCAGGAAATGCCCGTGCGCATTTTGTTTGCCGTGCCCAAGCGTTCGTTTAAGCGAGCCGTAATGCGCAACCGCATCCGCCGGCAACTCCGCGAAGCTTACCGTTTAAACAAACATGCGTTGTATGAACAGCTTGAGGCTTCGGGGCAAAAAATTCAGGTAATGCTTATTTACACGCATCGCGAAGCACTTACCTCAGGCGAGATACAGGATAAAATAATCCTAACTTTACGTCGTTTGAGCGAGCAGCTATCCGATGCAGGCACCCGGTGA